A genomic window from Candidatus Liberibacter americanus str. Sao Paulo includes:
- a CDS encoding EVE domain-containing protein: MAYWLVKSEPNVWSWDMQQNKGFIGEAWTGVRNYQALNYMKKMMIGDKGFFYHSNYGREIVGIFEVIASSYPDPTSDLSSRWECVDIRAVCSMPSHISLHDIKCNPMLSEMALISFPRLSVQPVTFLEYVEVCRMGNLLNPPLD; this comes from the coding sequence ATGGCATATTGGCTTGTTAAATCCGAACCAAATGTTTGGTCTTGGGATATGCAACAAAATAAAGGATTTATAGGAGAAGCTTGGACAGGCGTGCGCAATTATCAGGCGCTTAATTATATGAAAAAAATGATGATAGGTGACAAAGGCTTTTTTTATCATTCTAATTATGGGCGTGAAATTGTTGGTATATTTGAAGTGATTGCGAGTTCTTATCCTGATCCTACATCTGATTTGTCGTCTAGATGGGAATGTGTTGATATACGTGCAGTTTGTAGTATGCCTTCTCATATTAGTCTTCATGATATAAAGTGTAATCCTATGTTATCAGAAATGGCTCTAATTTCTTTTCCTCGTCTTTCGGTTCAGCCTGTAACATTTTTGGAGTATGTTGAAGTATGTCGTATGGGCAATCTTTTAAATCCTCCTCTTGATTAA
- the tsaD gene encoding tRNA (adenosine(37)-N6)-threonylcarbamoyltransferase complex transferase subunit TsaD — protein sequence MIKKEYKVIGIETSCDETAVALVHREGPRGHIIEDVVFSQIDKHRDYGGVVPEIAARAHIEVLDILIKETLSNASMQISDMDAIAVTSGPGLIGGLIVGIMTAKAISYASNKPLYAINHLEGHILTARLTDGLDFPYLVLLVSGGHTQLVLVRGISQYDRWATTIDDALGECFDKVAKSLGLSYPGGVSIEKNALSGDAKRFKFPCPIVKDSVYDFSFSGLKTSVQQKIRSLGVLDKSDISDVSASFQFTVTRILCNRLEQGLVRFRKEFPDKKPVLVVAGGVASNQFIRSSLKDLCSLNDFIFIAPPLNLCTDNAAMIAWAALERMEAGFMSDGLLVSPRSRWPLDEKSCSKIGFGKRGAKA from the coding sequence ATGATTAAAAAAGAATACAAAGTTATAGGTATAGAAACTAGCTGTGATGAGACAGCTGTTGCTTTAGTTCATCGTGAAGGTCCTCGTGGTCATATTATTGAAGATGTTGTTTTTTCTCAGATTGATAAACATCGTGATTACGGTGGAGTTGTTCCTGAAATTGCCGCTCGTGCTCATATAGAAGTTTTAGATATTTTAATTAAAGAGACATTATCTAATGCTAGTATGCAAATTTCTGATATGGATGCAATAGCAGTTACATCTGGCCCAGGTTTAATAGGAGGATTAATAGTAGGAATTATGACAGCTAAAGCTATTTCTTATGCTAGTAATAAGCCTTTATATGCGATTAATCATTTAGAGGGGCATATTTTGACAGCTCGTCTTACGGATGGATTGGATTTTCCTTACCTTGTGCTATTGGTATCAGGAGGCCATACACAGTTAGTATTAGTAAGGGGCATTTCTCAATATGATCGTTGGGCTACTACAATTGATGATGCTCTTGGAGAATGTTTTGATAAAGTAGCCAAATCTTTGGGATTATCTTATCCAGGAGGGGTATCAATAGAAAAAAATGCACTATCGGGAGACGCTAAAAGGTTTAAATTTCCGTGTCCTATTGTAAAAGATTCAGTATATGACTTTTCCTTTTCTGGATTAAAGACATCAGTTCAACAGAAAATACGTTCTCTTGGTGTTCTTGATAAAAGTGATATTTCTGATGTTAGTGCGTCTTTTCAATTTACAGTTACTCGTATTCTTTGTAATAGATTAGAGCAAGGATTAGTTCGATTTCGCAAAGAATTTCCAGACAAAAAACCTGTGCTGGTCGTTGCTGGAGGCGTTGCTTCTAATCAATTTATTCGTTCTTCTCTTAAGGACCTTTGTTCTTTGAATGATTTTATTTTTATTGCTCCTCCATTGAATTTATGCACAGATAATGCAGCAATGATTGCTTGGGCAGCTTTGGAAAGGATGGAGGCTGGTTTCATGTCAGATGGTTTGTTAGTATCGCCACGTTCTCGCTGGCCTCTAGACGAAAAATCGTGTTCTAAAATAGGATTTGGAAAGCGTGGAGCCAAAGCATGA
- the sdhD gene encoding succinate dehydrogenase, hydrophobic membrane anchor protein, producing MSSSLGKVRGMGSAKDGSIHFLKQRVTAIANIPCVIFFIAFFIIYSSRPYEEIISAISNIFISSVMAIGFFSISVHMHLGMQTIIEDYIHSKFLKILLLLFNRFFVFCSFVLFLASIFKIVFVGKL from the coding sequence ATGAGTAGCAGTTTAGGAAAAGTTCGAGGGATGGGATCTGCTAAAGATGGATCTATCCATTTTTTAAAACAGAGAGTTACTGCTATTGCAAATATTCCTTGTGTAATATTTTTTATTGCATTTTTTATTATTTATAGCTCTAGGCCGTATGAAGAAATTATATCTGCTATTTCTAATATTTTTATATCATCTGTTATGGCAATAGGATTTTTTTCTATTTCTGTACATATGCATCTTGGTATGCAGACTATAATTGAAGATTATATTCATTCTAAATTTTTAAAGATTTTACTTCTTTTATTTAATAGGTTCTTCGTGTTTTGTTCTTTTGTTTTATTTTTGGCTTCAATTTTTAAAATTGTTTTTGTAGGTAAATTATGA
- the sdhC gene encoding succinate dehydrogenase, cytochrome b556 subunit: MSNKTNNRPLSPHLQIYKLIPTMLVSIVHRITGAFLYFGTTFFVLYFLSLAGGIDTFNTFKYYADNNLFEICLFLYTWSVIHHMLGGLRYLIWDAGLCFDKHLATKFAKINIFSSVLLVLIIWIIKNVYQDYMRILAL, from the coding sequence ATGTCAAATAAAACTAATAATCGTCCTCTTTCACCACATTTGCAGATCTATAAATTGATCCCAACTATGCTTGTATCTATTGTGCATCGTATAACTGGGGCATTTTTATATTTTGGAACTACATTTTTTGTTTTATATTTTTTGTCTTTAGCAGGTGGAATTGATACATTTAATACTTTTAAATATTATGCTGATAATAATTTATTTGAGATATGTCTTTTCTTGTATACTTGGTCTGTTATACATCATATGTTGGGTGGTTTGAGATATCTTATTTGGGATGCTGGGTTATGTTTTGATAAGCATCTTGCTACGAAATTTGCAAAAATAAACATTTTTTCTTCTGTTTTATTGGTTTTAATAATATGGATCATTAAGAATGTTTATCAAGATTATATGAGGATTTTAGCGTTATGA
- the hemC gene encoding hydroxymethylbilane synthase: protein MGKKVFKIGTRRSPLAITHAFEARSRLMEYHKLSEERFEIVPLLTKGDIMTDIALREIGGKGLFTEAIEKKLISGEIDFAVHSAKDMPTKLLKGIKISAYLKREDIRDVLISKNKKGLNDLSINSVIGTSSLRRKALLLRWNPNISVIDFRGNINTRINKLANNQADAIVLAFAGIKRLKKETIITEILNLEDFPPSPAQGAICIETHESNIKAQELASAINHKNTWDAVSCEREFLSELDGSCKSAIAGFAYCREQYLYFYGIILTPDGKLFYEVSKNGKCDDAVHIGREAGKHIRLIANKSVFSS, encoded by the coding sequence ATGGGAAAAAAAGTTTTTAAAATAGGAACACGTCGCAGCCCATTAGCAATAACACATGCATTTGAAGCACGATCTCGCCTTATGGAGTATCACAAACTATCCGAAGAAAGATTTGAAATCGTTCCTTTATTAACAAAAGGTGATATAATGACAGATATAGCATTACGCGAAATTGGTGGAAAAGGACTATTCACTGAAGCGATAGAAAAAAAATTAATATCTGGAGAAATTGATTTTGCCGTACATTCTGCAAAAGATATGCCCACAAAATTATTAAAAGGGATTAAAATTTCAGCTTATCTAAAACGAGAAGATATTCGCGATGTTTTAATTAGCAAAAATAAAAAAGGATTGAATGATCTTTCTATTAATAGCGTTATTGGAACATCATCTTTACGCCGCAAAGCACTACTACTTAGATGGAACCCCAATATATCAGTTATAGACTTCCGAGGCAACATAAATACACGTATTAATAAACTAGCAAATAACCAAGCTGATGCTATCGTTTTAGCTTTTGCGGGAATTAAAAGGCTGAAAAAGGAGACAATAATAACAGAAATTCTTAATCTTGAAGACTTTCCTCCTTCTCCTGCACAAGGAGCAATATGTATTGAAACACATGAAAGTAATATAAAAGCGCAAGAACTTGCATCAGCTATTAATCATAAAAATACATGGGATGCTGTAAGCTGCGAACGTGAATTCCTTTCCGAACTTGACGGATCTTGCAAAAGTGCAATAGCTGGATTTGCATATTGTAGAGAACAATATCTTTATTTTTATGGAATAATTTTGACACCAGATGGCAAACTTTTTTATGAAGTATCTAAAAATGGAAAGTGTGATGACGCCGTTCATATAGGACGTGAAGCTGGTAAACACATAAGGCTTATAGCTAATAAAAGTGTTTTTAGTAGTTAG
- the queC gene encoding 7-cyano-7-deazaguanine synthase QueC → MNDNIKNKYSALLLFSGGQDSSTCLAWALNKFDSVKTIGFDYGQRNKIELKCRINILKKIIKLIPEWQESLGEDFILPLTTIGEISNSSLTKNIEMKIKNNGLPNTFVPGRNIIFLVFAAALAYRLGIKNIIAGMCETDYSGYPDCRDNTIKAVETALNLGMENNFILHTPLMWLKKYQTWQMIQDIGGKKLVDLIIEESHTCYLGIRDKRHEWGYGCDSCQACNLRKKGWIKYNKGIKL, encoded by the coding sequence ATGAATGATAATATAAAAAATAAATATTCCGCTCTATTACTATTTTCTGGAGGACAAGACTCTTCTACATGTCTCGCGTGGGCGCTAAACAAATTTGATAGTGTAAAAACTATTGGATTTGATTACGGACAGCGCAATAAAATAGAACTAAAGTGTAGAATTAATATACTTAAAAAAATTATAAAATTAATACCAGAATGGCAAGAATCTTTAGGAGAAGATTTTATATTACCACTTACAACAATTGGAGAAATTTCTAATTCATCCCTAACAAAAAATATTGAAATGAAGATTAAAAATAACGGCTTACCTAATACATTTGTTCCGGGACGTAATATAATTTTTTTAGTATTTGCAGCAGCATTAGCATATCGTCTTGGTATAAAAAATATTATAGCTGGCATGTGTGAAACAGATTATTCAGGATATCCTGATTGTCGCGATAATACCATTAAAGCTGTTGAAACAGCTCTTAATTTAGGGATGGAAAATAATTTCATCCTACACACGCCGCTAATGTGGTTAAAAAAATATCAAACTTGGCAAATGATTCAAGACATTGGAGGAAAAAAATTAGTAGATCTAATCATTGAAGAAAGCCATACTTGCTACTTAGGAATAAGAGACAAACGCCATGAATGGGGATATGGATGCGATTCATGCCAAGCATGTAATTTAAGGAAAAAAGGTTGGATAAAATATAATAAAGGTATAAAATTATGA
- a CDS encoding dicarboxylate/amino acid:cation symporter, producing the protein MFLKKIVGLNYKHKKALFYIFSISIGILSGVSNIPILNELAEFIANAFVRIFAFISLPLVSLSLIVSLSRYSPEQGMGNIWLKTVFYAMLTTVIAASVALILYNIISPANMTIKVDNNLIISKSSYFSYISTLIPNNFIYPFLHGQVITILAICLSIAIAINFIENEQVKGTLISFFRGMHSVFLTITGWIMSVIPIAVGAFIASTILRIKSGSDVSGLGEYFYVIILSNLVQGMIVLPIFLSLYGLNPLKIAKGMMPAILVAFFSKSSTGTLPVTMQSIEKNLGVSPQISRAILPFCTSINMNGCAAFIFTTIVYVMQNNGIEMSLSQMFLWVIIASVAAAGNAGVPMGCFFLGGSLLDSMGVPTNIMGMILPFYAVVDMLETALNVWSDACVTIVVDKKFSHNKQKLENE; encoded by the coding sequence ATGTTTTTAAAGAAAATAGTTGGATTGAACTATAAACATAAAAAAGCACTATTTTATATATTTTCTATATCAATAGGCATACTCTCGGGAGTAAGCAATATTCCTATTTTAAATGAATTAGCAGAGTTTATTGCTAATGCTTTTGTAAGGATTTTTGCATTTATCAGTTTACCATTAGTATCTTTGTCATTAATTGTAAGTTTATCAAGATATTCTCCTGAACAAGGAATGGGAAATATATGGTTAAAAACTGTATTTTATGCAATGTTAACAACTGTAATTGCAGCATCTGTGGCATTGATATTGTATAACATAATTTCCCCTGCTAATATGACAATCAAAGTAGATAATAATCTTATTATATCAAAAAGCAGTTATTTTTCATATATCTCTACATTAATTCCAAATAACTTCATATATCCATTCTTGCATGGTCAAGTGATAACAATACTTGCTATATGTCTATCTATAGCAATTGCTATCAATTTTATTGAAAATGAGCAGGTAAAAGGCACCTTAATATCATTTTTTAGGGGAATGCATAGCGTATTCCTAACAATCACTGGATGGATTATGAGTGTCATACCTATAGCTGTAGGAGCTTTTATAGCATCAACTATTTTACGAATTAAATCCGGATCTGATGTTAGTGGCTTAGGAGAATACTTCTATGTCATAATCTTATCTAATCTAGTGCAAGGAATGATAGTTTTACCAATATTCCTATCACTATACGGCCTAAATCCATTGAAAATTGCTAAAGGTATGATGCCAGCTATATTGGTAGCTTTTTTCTCTAAATCGTCGACTGGTACCTTACCAGTAACAATGCAATCTATAGAAAAAAATCTCGGTGTTTCCCCTCAAATTAGCAGAGCAATTTTACCTTTTTGCACATCTATTAATATGAATGGCTGTGCTGCTTTTATATTTACAACTATAGTATATGTAATGCAAAATAACGGTATAGAAATGAGCCTTAGTCAAATGTTTTTATGGGTTATAATTGCATCTGTAGCTGCAGCTGGAAATGCAGGAGTGCCTATGGGATGCTTCTTTTTAGGTGGTAGCCTCTTAGATAGCATGGGTGTCCCTACAAATATAATGGGAATGATTCTACCGTTTTATGCCGTAGTTGATATGCTTGAAACAGCATTGAATGTATGGTCAGATGCTTGTGTGACAATAGTGGTGGATAAAAAATTCAGTCATAATAAACAAAAATTAGAAAATGAATAA
- a CDS encoding heme biosynthesis protein HemY: MLRITYYFCIIFIVISSLITASYYSKDISIILGNQVYQTSSIVALSFVYVLLFALTFILAILRFFFDCPHAIVRVFNKHNYNKGYNDLSTGLIALAAKNKVLARKIASNISSKINPTTEPLVLLLESQLAIADHQHLVALEKFEMMLKIPATKEFALYGLYNESCRIGDLKSAKYYAEEAIKKSTNLEWCIDAVLQHYVHEKDWSNAINFLNQQKKSNCIKDYNRKKSILLIARSLENLSIDNATSAYNDAMEALKICNDSIVAAISAAKALIIQNKINKAEKVLEQIWKINTHPEIANIYITLSSKNSSDKIKRALKLESINKNNVESLIAVAKTLLKEGNINQARKKAMYAAEKYPRKGIFLLLAEIEKSFPENINSVIYWTEKAINAIPDPIWIAEDGSLSEEWIPVSPVSGKICIFSWNIITKNNEYIYHKHQTSFFRQNIPENNLNLSKQNKKIPKESKVFINYHSNNRHQENNLLRQPDDPGVDKKHSNIV, from the coding sequence ATGCTACGTATCACATATTATTTTTGCATAATATTTATTGTTATATCGAGCTTAATTACTGCTTCATACTATTCAAAAGATATATCCATCATATTAGGAAATCAAGTTTATCAAACTAGCTCTATAGTTGCACTATCTTTTGTTTATGTTCTGCTATTCGCATTAACATTTATATTGGCAATATTAAGATTTTTTTTCGACTGTCCACATGCTATAGTTCGAGTATTCAACAAACACAACTATAATAAAGGATACAATGATTTATCAACGGGATTAATAGCACTTGCAGCTAAAAATAAAGTTTTAGCTAGAAAAATAGCTTCAAATATATCAAGTAAAATAAATCCCACCACTGAACCATTAGTACTTCTACTAGAGTCACAACTTGCTATAGCTGATCATCAGCACCTTGTTGCACTTGAAAAATTCGAAATGATGTTAAAGATACCAGCGACAAAAGAATTTGCACTTTATGGATTATATAATGAATCATGTCGTATAGGCGATTTAAAATCAGCAAAATATTATGCAGAAGAAGCAATAAAAAAATCTACTAATTTAGAATGGTGTATTGATGCTGTTTTGCAACACTATGTGCATGAAAAAGATTGGTCTAATGCTATCAATTTTTTAAATCAGCAAAAAAAGAGTAATTGTATTAAAGATTATAATCGCAAAAAATCTATACTCTTGATAGCTAGATCATTAGAAAATTTATCAATTGATAATGCAACATCTGCTTACAACGATGCTATGGAAGCTCTAAAAATATGTAATGATTCAATTGTTGCCGCAATATCTGCTGCTAAAGCTTTAATTATACAAAATAAGATTAATAAGGCTGAAAAAGTTTTAGAACAAATATGGAAAATTAATACTCATCCTGAAATTGCTAATATTTACATAACACTCTCATCAAAAAATTCATCAGATAAAATAAAGAGAGCCTTAAAATTAGAATCTATCAATAAAAATAATGTAGAATCTCTAATCGCTGTTGCAAAAACTTTGTTGAAAGAAGGAAATATAAATCAGGCACGCAAGAAAGCAATGTATGCAGCTGAAAAATATCCTAGAAAAGGAATATTTTTGCTTCTAGCTGAAATAGAAAAATCCTTTCCTGAGAATATTAATTCTGTAATATATTGGACAGAAAAAGCAATAAATGCTATACCAGACCCAATTTGGATAGCAGAAGACGGCTCATTATCTGAAGAGTGGATTCCTGTATCACCCGTCAGCGGTAAAATATGTATATTTTCATGGAATATAATCACAAAAAACAATGAATATATTTATCATAAACATCAAACATCATTTTTCAGACAAAATATTCCTGAAAATAATTTAAACCTATCTAAACAAAATAAAAAAATACCAAAAGAATCAAAGGTTTTCATAAACTACCATTCCAACAATAGACATCAAGAAAATAATTTATTACGACAACCAGACGATCCAGGGGTAGACAAAAAACATTCTAATATCGTATGA
- a CDS encoding uroporphyrinogen-III synthase: protein MIKNKVMRIVITRPKEKAFCTSEKIKKMDHTPIMMPLSYFTHDKEAVKIACQQPYAAIAITSSEAIKTLPPNVSHHTPIFASGEKSALIAQKKGFYNIFHGIGHSIDLAQKIIQQKKIFKSKIPLLYLAGKSRNTYFENYMIEHQIPIRIIECYSTWSITYTKNDVKKSLQNADAILFYAKSAVSRFFLLPSYIKKSAYLFCLSHNIAKEIPESCKNKVFISNLPKESSILELLKDNI, encoded by the coding sequence TTGATAAAAAATAAAGTCATGCGCATTGTTATAACAAGGCCTAAAGAAAAAGCATTTTGCACGTCGGAAAAAATAAAAAAAATGGATCATACACCTATTATGATGCCATTATCATATTTTACTCACGATAAAGAAGCTGTAAAAATAGCTTGTCAGCAACCATATGCGGCTATAGCCATAACAAGTAGTGAAGCTATAAAGACATTACCTCCTAATGTTTCTCATCATACGCCGATATTTGCTTCTGGAGAAAAAAGTGCATTAATAGCTCAAAAAAAAGGATTTTATAATATATTTCACGGGATTGGTCACAGTATTGATCTAGCTCAAAAAATTATTCAACAAAAAAAAATATTTAAATCAAAAATCCCATTATTATATTTAGCTGGGAAATCTAGAAACACCTATTTTGAAAATTATATGATCGAACATCAAATACCTATTAGAATAATTGAATGCTACAGTACTTGGAGCATTACTTACACTAAAAATGATGTAAAAAAATCACTACAAAATGCAGATGCAATACTTTTTTATGCAAAATCTGCAGTTTCCCGTTTTTTCCTGCTGCCTTCATACATAAAAAAATCTGCTTATTTGTTTTGTTTAAGTCATAATATAGCAAAAGAAATACCTGAATCGTGCAAAAACAAGGTTTTTATATCAAATTTACCAAAAGAATCTTCAATATTAGAATTATTAAAAGACAATATTTAA
- a CDS encoding NAD(P)H-dependent glycerol-3-phosphate dehydrogenase has translation MKKYPIIFVVGSGAFGSALSSVIASSGKSCVTLLGRQEALIKQLEYSGINTKALPGIKLSNRLFFSTDYKRLSEADIVFFATSSYGYGEAINFYGKWLSDSADIVICSKGFERHTGTVLSDYSEKTLPSHNFSVLSGPGFATELARGLPVAVTLASKDIKRARYIADIISNNSFCIDCSDDRIGVQLGGALKNIVAIAIGILEGRKIGDSSRAVIMVRGLSEMAALSHAMGGRSDTIYGLSGLGDLVLTATSEQSRNFSFGVLLGKGNQYDVDKMGLVEGGFAASRAIQLAFNFGLNLPIFKAISDVVVGNITVDEAIKNFFKSSFIYK, from the coding sequence ATGAAAAAATATCCCATAATATTTGTTGTTGGTTCTGGAGCTTTTGGGTCGGCTTTATCTAGTGTTATTGCTTCATCTGGTAAGTCTTGTGTTACATTGCTAGGACGGCAAGAAGCTTTGATAAAACAATTAGAATATTCTGGGATTAATACTAAAGCTTTGCCGGGCATAAAACTTTCCAATCGTTTATTTTTTTCAACAGATTATAAACGATTGTCAGAAGCTGATATCGTTTTTTTTGCAACTTCTTCTTATGGATATGGAGAAGCTATTAATTTTTATGGAAAATGGTTGAGTGATTCGGCGGATATTGTTATTTGCTCTAAGGGGTTTGAGCGTCATACTGGAACAGTTTTAAGCGATTATTCTGAAAAAACTTTGCCGTCACATAATTTTTCAGTTCTTTCTGGGCCTGGATTTGCTACTGAACTTGCAAGAGGATTACCAGTAGCAGTCACTTTGGCTTCAAAAGATATTAAAAGAGCAAGATATATTGCTGATATTATTTCTAATAATTCTTTTTGTATTGATTGTTCGGATGATCGTATTGGTGTTCAATTAGGAGGTGCTTTAAAAAACATTGTTGCTATAGCTATCGGCATTTTAGAGGGTAGAAAAATTGGTGATTCATCTCGTGCAGTAATTATGGTGCGTGGTTTATCAGAAATGGCCGCATTATCGCATGCTATGGGAGGTCGTTCTGATACTATTTATGGCTTGTCTGGTTTGGGGGATTTAGTATTGACCGCTACGAGTGAACAATCTCGTAATTTTAGTTTTGGAGTACTGCTTGGAAAAGGCAATCAGTATGATGTCGACAAAATGGGACTTGTGGAGGGGGGTTTTGCTGCTTCACGAGCAATTCAATTAGCGTTTAATTTTGGCCTTAATTTGCCTATTTTCAAGGCTATATCAGATGTTGTTGTTGGTAATATTACTGTGGATGAAGCTATAAAAAATTTTTTTAAAAGCTCTTTTATCTATAAATAA
- the queD gene encoding 6-carboxytetrahydropterin synthase QueD, protein MKITQAFTFEAAHRLPHVPKNHKCYRMHGHSYRVELIMEGDIDPKTGFVDDFFNIERYFEPLLEKLDHQYLNEVPGLENPTAENIAIWIWERLHNVIKILSAIRIYETPMSWVEYTGDL, encoded by the coding sequence ATGAAAATTACACAAGCTTTTACATTTGAAGCCGCACATAGACTTCCACATGTACCAAAAAACCATAAATGCTATAGAATGCATGGACATTCTTATAGGGTAGAGCTTATAATGGAAGGAGATATAGATCCTAAGACAGGATTTGTAGATGATTTTTTCAATATTGAAAGATATTTTGAACCATTACTTGAAAAATTAGACCATCAATATCTTAATGAAGTTCCAGGATTAGAAAATCCTACAGCAGAAAATATTGCTATATGGATTTGGGAACGTTTACATAATGTAATAAAAATATTATCAGCAATACGAATTTATGAAACACCAATGTCATGGGTCGAATACACGGGTGATTTATGA
- a CDS encoding COG4223 family protein: protein MTPNDNNPPKENNKSCNKENMDHIDNNIDCQEKIWNTELGGYQYNKTYRIIARILIGILLLSCLFGISFAIVLGIKLYHGSSIFFTYKDPLLEQISNQKKEESHNNSINQYDLDQSLTYIHDNQQIKNADNSEKSNGNNKDLNQINQLISDQKHKESKDLYKQENVSVKLFNEEIYHLKRLILNINKSYDDIKSRLEKTEKIIENPLKNSNIQRMISLIIINDSINRGEYPFDKKMITDGISILDPCTSVLMKFANAKIPTLLEIALQFPKVSEEMIAETESMDKDMGFIKYLFYQLKKLIKVRFIGNTEGDNITALISRIENNLKNGDLIKASSEWDKIPEKAQKPGIFLRNAIDAHICSDKIIKEELAKISNKNL from the coding sequence ATGACGCCTAATGATAATAATCCCCCAAAGGAAAACAATAAGTCATGCAATAAAGAAAATATGGACCATATCGACAACAACATTGATTGCCAAGAAAAAATATGGAATACAGAATTAGGTGGCTATCAGTATAATAAAACATATCGAATAATTGCTAGAATACTTATTGGAATACTGCTATTATCCTGTCTATTTGGAATTTCATTTGCTATCGTTTTAGGAATAAAACTTTATCATGGAAGTAGCATATTCTTTACATATAAAGATCCATTATTGGAACAAATATCAAATCAAAAAAAAGAAGAAAGTCATAATAATAGCATAAATCAATATGATCTAGATCAATCATTGACATATATCCATGATAATCAACAAATAAAAAATGCTGATAATTCAGAAAAATCAAATGGAAATAATAAGGATTTAAATCAAATAAATCAACTTATATCTGATCAAAAACATAAAGAATCAAAGGATTTATACAAACAAGAAAATGTTAGTGTAAAATTATTTAACGAAGAAATATATCATTTAAAAAGATTAATATTAAATATTAATAAAAGCTATGACGATATTAAAAGTCGTCTGGAAAAAACAGAGAAAATAATTGAAAATCCACTAAAAAATTCCAATATTCAACGAATGATATCTTTGATTATCATTAATGACTCGATAAATAGAGGTGAATATCCATTTGATAAAAAAATGATCACAGATGGAATATCCATATTAGATCCATGTACCTCTGTACTTATGAAATTCGCTAATGCAAAAATACCAACACTTTTAGAAATTGCCTTACAATTTCCGAAAGTTTCTGAAGAGATGATTGCAGAAACTGAATCTATGGATAAAGATATGGGATTTATAAAATATTTGTTTTACCAATTAAAAAAATTAATCAAAGTACGTTTTATAGGAAATACTGAGGGTGATAACATAACAGCATTAATTTCACGAATCGAAAATAATCTAAAAAATGGAGATCTTATAAAAGCCTCTTCTGAATGGGATAAAATACCAGAAAAAGCACAGAAACCTGGTATATTTTTAAGAAATGCAATTGATGCACATATCTGCTCTGATAAGATAATAAAAGAAGAATTGGCAAAAATTTCAAATAAAAACCTATAA